In Agrobacterium sp. RAC06, a single window of DNA contains:
- a CDS encoding zf-HC2 domain-containing protein has translation MFRCSEVAERASLLIDGELGLWPRLNIRLHLAMCRGCRAFVEQMRITRDLAVLAGASEDPLPSAEIEAALARRRIQSGRPS, from the coding sequence ATGTTTCGATGCAGCGAAGTCGCCGAACGGGCGAGCCTTCTGATCGATGGCGAACTGGGCTTGTGGCCACGATTGAACATCCGTCTTCATCTGGCGATGTGTCGGGGATGCCGGGCATTCGTCGAGCAAATGCGGATAACCCGCGATCTTGCCGTATTGGCTGGGGCTTCGGAGGATCCGCTGCCGAGTGCCGAGATCGAGGCCGCGCTGGCCAGACGACGGATCCAGTCTGGACGACCATCATGA
- a CDS encoding ABC transporter substrate-binding protein, with product MMRLMTGIFAAGFIAAASGLPALASGPDLSDWAAIEKSASGQTVYFNAWGGSENINAYLEWVGAEMQSRYGVTVIQVKLDDTASAVAKVIAEKAAGKDAGGSVDLIWINGENFVSMKQQELLLTPGWATSLPNWVYVDVENQPTILTDFTEPTEGLESPWGGAKMVFFYDSARTDASTLPDSASQLLDWAKKNPGRFSYPAPPDFIGSSFLKQVLSEVIDDPGKLAEPVNEASFERDVEPLFAYLDQLHDAAWRSGKAFPQNYPDMKQKLADGELDIIFAFNPSEASAGIKAGELPDTVRSFTFSGGTLGNTHFVAIPYNANAKEGALLTANFLISPEAQLRKQDPTYWGDPTVLSMAKLPDADRSAFAALDLGVATLSPEKLGPVIAEPHASWMERIEVEWRRRYASGN from the coding sequence ATCATGCGATTAATGACAGGGATTTTCGCCGCAGGGTTCATCGCGGCCGCCAGCGGTTTGCCAGCACTTGCGTCCGGCCCGGATCTTTCCGATTGGGCTGCCATCGAGAAGAGCGCTTCCGGCCAGACGGTCTATTTCAACGCTTGGGGTGGGTCGGAGAACATCAACGCCTATCTCGAATGGGTCGGCGCCGAGATGCAGTCGCGCTACGGAGTGACCGTCATCCAGGTGAAGCTCGATGACACCGCGAGTGCGGTCGCCAAGGTGATTGCCGAGAAAGCCGCCGGCAAGGACGCGGGTGGCTCCGTCGATCTCATCTGGATCAACGGCGAGAACTTCGTTTCGATGAAGCAGCAGGAGCTGCTTCTGACACCGGGCTGGGCGACTTCCTTGCCGAACTGGGTTTATGTCGATGTCGAAAACCAGCCGACGATCCTGACCGATTTCACCGAGCCGACGGAGGGGTTGGAAAGCCCCTGGGGCGGCGCGAAGATGGTCTTCTTCTATGATAGCGCCCGGACCGACGCCTCAACCCTGCCTGACAGCGCAAGCCAACTGCTCGACTGGGCAAAGAAGAACCCCGGGCGCTTCTCCTATCCGGCTCCGCCTGATTTCATCGGTTCGTCCTTCCTCAAGCAGGTGCTGAGTGAAGTGATCGACGATCCGGGCAAGCTTGCCGAACCGGTGAACGAGGCAAGTTTCGAACGGGACGTCGAGCCGCTCTTTGCCTATCTCGACCAGCTTCATGACGCCGCATGGCGGTCGGGCAAGGCCTTTCCGCAAAACTATCCGGACATGAAGCAGAAGCTCGCCGATGGCGAACTCGACATCATCTTCGCCTTCAATCCGTCGGAAGCCTCTGCCGGCATCAAGGCAGGGGAGCTTCCCGACACGGTGCGATCCTTCACCTTCTCCGGCGGCACACTCGGCAATACCCATTTCGTTGCCATTCCCTACAATGCTAATGCCAAGGAAGGTGCGCTGCTGACGGCGAATTTCCTGATTTCGCCGGAGGCGCAGCTGCGCAAGCAGGATCCGACCTATTGGGGTGACCCGACCGTCCTTTCGATGGCGAAGCTGCCGGATGCCGATCGTTCTGCTTTCGCAGCACTCGATCTCGGTGTTGCGACGCTTTCGCCTGAAAAGCTGGGACCCGTTATCGCCGAGCCGCATGCCAGCTGGATGGAGCGGATCGAAGTCGAGTGGCGTCGACGCTATGCCAGCGGCAACTGA
- a CDS encoding ABC transporter permease has protein sequence MLTLGLLLLPIAFGLLGTLLPAFGYLPALGGVGLSLEPFRALVATPGLVPAAVLSLVTGLVATILSLGITLLFVAGFAGTPVLARIQHIISPLLAVPHAAAAFGLAFLIAPSGFLIRLVAPLFGIERPPDVLIPHDPWGLAMIAGLVIKETPFLFLVTLAALPQVDLTAARRLAASFCYGRIAGFVYLLWPALYRQIRFAVYAVIAYSSSVVDVAVILGPNLPGTLATRLVQWMNDPDLSVRFLASAGAVLQLGVTLTALLAWFGLERLSTILLRSFGDRGYRFVHDLTVRRLAMIAVTIIGASVFAGLFLLGLWSLAGLWLFPDLLPRDFTVRSWMTTLPRIGDPLVTTLIAGLASTLIAVVLTVGCLEREIQTGRRGGDRSLLLLYLPLIVPQIAFVFGLQLLFVGSGSDQRLTALILVHLVFVLPYVFLSLADPWRALDRRYEIIATALGRSRLSVLLSIRLPMLIRPILTALAVGFAVSVGQYLPTVLIGEGRLTTITTEAVALASGNNRRVIGVYALLQTILPFLAFALAALLPVLLHRNRREMRV, from the coding sequence TTGCTGACGCTCGGCCTGTTGCTGCTGCCAATCGCCTTCGGCCTTCTCGGAACGCTCCTGCCAGCCTTTGGCTACCTGCCTGCGCTCGGCGGTGTGGGCCTCAGCCTTGAACCTTTCCGAGCTCTCGTTGCTACTCCGGGGCTTGTTCCGGCTGCCGTTCTCAGTCTGGTTACTGGGCTTGTCGCCACCATCCTCTCGCTCGGTATAACCCTGTTGTTTGTCGCGGGCTTCGCCGGGACACCCGTTCTTGCGCGCATCCAGCACATCATATCACCGCTCCTCGCCGTGCCGCATGCTGCCGCGGCCTTCGGGCTCGCCTTCCTCATCGCGCCCTCCGGCTTTCTCATTCGGCTCGTGGCGCCGCTCTTCGGAATAGAGCGGCCGCCCGACGTTCTCATTCCGCATGATCCCTGGGGGCTGGCCATGATCGCCGGCCTCGTGATCAAGGAAACGCCCTTCCTGTTCCTGGTGACCTTGGCGGCTCTGCCGCAGGTCGACCTCACTGCTGCCCGCAGGCTGGCAGCCTCTTTCTGCTATGGGCGGATTGCGGGTTTCGTCTATCTGCTCTGGCCAGCGCTCTACCGGCAAATCCGTTTCGCTGTTTATGCCGTCATTGCCTACTCGTCCTCGGTCGTCGACGTTGCCGTGATCCTCGGCCCCAATCTGCCCGGCACACTTGCCACGCGTCTCGTGCAGTGGATGAACGACCCTGACCTTTCCGTGCGGTTTCTCGCGTCGGCCGGTGCCGTATTGCAGCTCGGCGTCACCCTCACCGCACTGCTTGCATGGTTCGGTCTGGAAAGATTGAGCACCATACTGCTGAGATCGTTCGGCGATCGCGGCTATCGTTTCGTGCATGACCTGACGGTCCGCAGGCTCGCGATGATCGCAGTCACCATCATAGGCGCAAGCGTGTTCGCGGGTCTTTTCCTCCTCGGTCTTTGGTCGCTCGCTGGCCTCTGGCTGTTTCCAGATCTTCTGCCGCGCGATTTCACCGTGCGCAGCTGGATGACGACCCTTCCGCGCATCGGCGATCCCCTCGTGACGACGCTGATCGCGGGGCTTGCCTCGACGCTGATCGCGGTGGTGCTGACTGTCGGCTGCCTAGAGCGCGAAATCCAGACGGGACGACGGGGCGGCGACAGGAGCCTGCTGCTCCTCTATCTGCCGCTCATCGTGCCACAGATCGCCTTCGTTTTCGGCCTTCAGCTGCTCTTTGTCGGTAGCGGTAGTGATCAACGCCTCACCGCTCTCATCCTGGTGCATCTTGTGTTCGTGCTGCCTTACGTATTCCTGTCCCTTGCCGATCCGTGGCGGGCGCTCGATCGCCGCTATGAAATCATCGCCACCGCGCTCGGCCGCTCACGTCTCTCGGTGCTCCTGTCGATCCGCCTGCCGATGCTGATCCGCCCCATCCTGACCGCTCTTGCCGTCGGCTTCGCGGTCTCGGTTGGGCAATATCTGCCGACGGTTCTGATCGGGGAGGGGCGGCTGACTACCATCACCACGGAAGCTGTCGCACTCGCCTCTGGCAACAACCGCCGCGTCATCGGAGTCTATGCCCTGTTGCAGACCATTCTCCCCTTCCTCGCCTTCGCGCTTGCCGCGCTTTTGCCGGTTCTTCTCCATCGCAACCGTCGTGAGATGAGGGTGTGA
- a CDS encoding ATP-binding cassette domain-containing protein produces MMPQSQVATGLRLSSIVIRLGDFRLIALDTEVPPGSIFTVMGPSGSGKSTLLSFIGGFLEPAFHAEGGVSVGDVDLLALAPEQRRAGILFQDPLLFPHMSVGANVAFAIPGEVSDRKLRWRMAAEILREMELPGFEDRDPATLSGGQKARVALARVLLSQPRLLLLDEPFSKLDMALRNQMRSLVFDRARSAGLPVILVTHDEADAEAAGGPVHRLGDQENDHG; encoded by the coding sequence ATGATGCCGCAAAGTCAGGTCGCCACGGGCCTTCGCCTCTCCAGCATCGTGATCCGCCTCGGAGATTTCAGGCTGATCGCGCTCGATACAGAAGTGCCCCCTGGCTCGATTTTCACAGTCATGGGTCCTTCGGGCTCAGGGAAATCGACACTGCTTTCCTTCATCGGCGGTTTTCTCGAGCCTGCCTTTCATGCGGAGGGTGGCGTCTCCGTTGGTGATGTTGATCTTCTGGCGCTTGCGCCGGAGCAGCGACGGGCTGGTATCCTCTTCCAGGATCCGTTGCTCTTTCCGCATATGTCCGTCGGCGCCAATGTTGCCTTCGCCATTCCCGGCGAGGTTTCGGACCGGAAGCTCAGATGGCGGATGGCAGCCGAGATCCTTCGGGAGATGGAGTTACCGGGCTTTGAGGATCGCGATCCGGCGACGCTTTCAGGTGGCCAGAAGGCGCGCGTGGCGCTCGCCCGTGTCCTGCTCTCGCAACCCCGCCTGCTGTTGCTCGATGAACCCTTCTCCAAACTCGACATGGCGCTTCGCAACCAGATGCGCTCACTCGTCTTTGACCGCGCTCGCAGCGCCGGTCTGCCGGTCATTCTTGTCACGCATGACGAGGCCGATGCGGAGGCGGCAGGCGGACCGGTGCATCGGCTTGGCGATCAGGAGAACGATCATGGATGA
- a CDS encoding FAD-dependent oxidoreductase, with product MDEDAGINAEILLLGGGHAHVEVIRRLGQLGLGARMMLVSPGRFAPYSGMLPGYIADVYSFDDFHIDLAALCLRFGVTFLETSARHIDPEERIVRLAEGGAVGYRYLSVDIGSTPSLPLGISAGISVKPISSFTDRLGRLDALIAAGERVRLAVVGQGVAGVEVAFALKQRFSGRDVEIALIGRSTVPVPERSVRARQLVERELQVAGIAHHPTFDVVAFHNGEVVARDGRRLVVDEVIWTTSSGSQGFLRDTGLLLDAGGFIRVDENLRSLSHPDIFAAGDVACLADPRPKAGVFAVRQGPVLAENIHRSLKGEALEAYRPQRSWLVLISLPNGRAIADKWGLAVVGRWVARWKDRIDRGFMQRYKSDM from the coding sequence ATGGATGAAGACGCCGGCATCAACGCCGAGATCCTGCTGCTCGGTGGTGGCCATGCGCATGTCGAGGTGATCCGGAGGCTTGGCCAGTTGGGTCTCGGGGCGAGGATGATGCTCGTCTCCCCCGGCCGATTTGCGCCTTATTCCGGCATGCTCCCAGGCTATATCGCCGACGTCTACAGTTTTGACGACTTTCATATCGATCTGGCCGCATTGTGCTTGCGCTTCGGTGTGACCTTTCTCGAAACATCTGCCAGGCACATCGATCCCGAAGAACGCATCGTGCGCCTCGCAGAGGGCGGCGCCGTCGGCTACCGCTACCTTTCCGTCGATATCGGTTCCACGCCGTCGTTGCCGCTGGGGATATCAGCCGGCATTTCCGTCAAGCCGATTTCAAGTTTCACCGATCGCCTCGGACGGCTCGACGCTCTCATCGCTGCAGGCGAGCGCGTGAGGCTCGCAGTCGTGGGGCAGGGGGTGGCGGGGGTCGAGGTCGCTTTCGCCTTGAAGCAGAGATTTTCCGGCCGGGATGTCGAGATTGCGCTGATCGGTAGGTCTACGGTACCAGTGCCGGAGCGTAGCGTTCGAGCACGGCAATTGGTGGAGAGAGAATTGCAGGTGGCAGGGATCGCCCACCATCCGACTTTTGACGTGGTCGCTTTTCACAATGGCGAAGTCGTCGCGCGGGATGGCCGCCGCCTTGTCGTCGACGAAGTCATTTGGACGACCTCAAGCGGTTCGCAAGGGTTCCTGCGAGACACCGGGCTTCTGCTGGATGCCGGGGGGTTCATCCGTGTCGACGAAAACCTTCGCTCCCTGTCGCATCCGGATATCTTCGCCGCCGGCGACGTGGCGTGTCTCGCCGATCCGCGTCCCAAGGCGGGTGTCTTTGCGGTCCGTCAGGGTCCCGTTCTTGCGGAGAACATCCATCGGAGCTTGAAGGGGGAGGCGCTCGAAGCCTATCGCCCGCAGCGATCCTGGTTGGTGCTGATATCGCTGCCGAACGGCCGGGCGATTGCCGACAAATGGGGATTGGCCGTTGTTGGGCGCTGGGTTGCCCGCTGGAAGGACCGGATCGACCGAGGTTTCATGCAACGCTACAAGTCGGATATGTGA
- a CDS encoding extracellular solute-binding protein: MKTILMTTVAIAALGYGASAQAQTTIELQRFFGACEADYGSVTDVSAAVGECGIITALVNKFEADNPDIDVNVTTVEWPGYDQLNAQLASGAAPDVVSMHYSAISDYQSRGLIEPIDEVLAAQGVSPENFTDAGRNGVTKEGQLYGLPFDNWTMLFHVNLNLMKEAGLVNADGTPMLPTSGEELIAQGKQFQEKTGKPYLIQIMANETASYARILYTLLQQQNSDFFSDPTAIKLNTPEAKAAVELMKATKDEGISTTGLDYAAAVSGFANGEGGIAINGTWLIGDYVAQSEKEGTALSNSYTVYPVPQLFAAQDSTYADGHSWVMPKKDRSPEQVDAVGKLFKFLADNDFQWARTGHLPAAKAVFDMPEFKALPHRDNIAKIAQTGRALPAEVQRQFPIQDIIGEEIGAAVNGDKSVDEALASAESRVNELLGDL; this comes from the coding sequence ATGAAAACGATTCTGATGACCACCGTTGCGATCGCTGCGCTGGGCTACGGCGCCTCGGCGCAGGCGCAAACCACAATCGAGCTGCAACGCTTCTTCGGCGCCTGCGAGGCGGATTATGGCAGCGTGACCGACGTATCGGCAGCCGTCGGCGAATGCGGCATCATCACCGCACTCGTCAACAAGTTCGAAGCCGATAATCCGGATATCGACGTCAACGTCACCACGGTCGAATGGCCGGGTTACGACCAGCTGAACGCCCAGTTGGCTTCCGGTGCAGCACCCGACGTCGTCTCCATGCATTACTCCGCGATCTCAGACTATCAGAGCCGTGGCCTGATCGAGCCGATCGACGAAGTCCTGGCCGCTCAGGGCGTGTCGCCGGAGAACTTTACCGATGCGGGCCGCAATGGCGTCACCAAGGAAGGCCAGCTCTATGGGCTGCCCTTCGACAACTGGACAATGCTCTTCCACGTCAACCTGAACCTCATGAAGGAGGCAGGTCTCGTCAACGCGGACGGCACGCCGATGCTCCCGACATCAGGTGAAGAACTGATCGCCCAGGGCAAGCAGTTCCAGGAAAAGACCGGAAAACCCTATCTGATCCAGATCATGGCCAACGAGACGGCCTCCTACGCGCGCATTCTCTACACCCTGCTGCAGCAGCAGAACTCCGACTTCTTCTCGGATCCAACGGCAATCAAGCTGAACACGCCGGAAGCCAAGGCTGCCGTCGAGCTGATGAAGGCCACCAAGGATGAGGGCATCTCGACGACCGGCCTCGACTATGCTGCCGCCGTCTCGGGCTTTGCCAACGGCGAAGGCGGGATTGCCATCAACGGCACCTGGCTGATCGGGGATTATGTCGCCCAGTCCGAGAAGGAAGGCACGGCGCTCTCGAACAGCTATACCGTCTATCCCGTACCGCAACTCTTTGCGGCGCAGGACAGCACCTATGCCGATGGCCACAGCTGGGTCATGCCGAAGAAGGATCGCTCGCCGGAGCAGGTGGACGCCGTCGGCAAGCTCTTCAAGTTCCTCGCAGATAACGACTTCCAGTGGGCCCGCACCGGCCACCTGCCAGCCGCCAAGGCTGTCTTCGACATGCCGGAATTCAAGGCACTCCCGCATCGTGACAACATCGCGAAGATCGCCCAGACCGGCCGTGCGCTGCCGGCTGAAGTCCAGCGCCAGTTCCCGATCCAGGACATCATCGGCGAAGAAATCGGCGCCGCCGTCAATGGCGACAAGTCGGTCGACGAAGCACTCGCTTCGGCAGAAAGCCGCGTGAACGAACTGCTCGGCGACCTCTAA
- a CDS encoding carbohydrate ABC transporter permease, protein MTARDDTYKPEVLTTYRPLLWGAALLSVVMMAPVAWLIGLSIKSNQDLMVGTDSVFRAPYTIANYLNIWHSSQVFGWFFNSLVVASGQTLLVLVLSSLAGYGFGRLEFPFRRTLFIIVLFGLAVPEQAVIIARHQMFNWFGLHNTYLGLMLPGLSGAFGVFLMTQFFRAIPKEIDEAALLDNASQWRIFWKVMLPQTLPAQATLGIFTFLGGWNDYWWPLISATKKEMYTLTVGLASSQSNFAQSEGLGFLAAQAVFASVPALIVYVIFQKHIVTAVSGGAVK, encoded by the coding sequence ATGACCGCCCGAGACGACACCTACAAGCCGGAAGTGCTGACGACCTACAGGCCACTGCTTTGGGGCGCCGCCCTCCTCTCCGTCGTCATGATGGCGCCGGTGGCCTGGCTGATCGGCCTGTCGATCAAGAGCAACCAGGATCTGATGGTCGGGACGGACTCGGTTTTCCGCGCGCCGTACACGATCGCCAACTACCTGAACATCTGGCATTCCTCACAGGTCTTCGGCTGGTTTTTCAATAGCCTCGTCGTGGCCAGCGGTCAGACCCTGCTGGTTCTGGTGCTGTCGTCGCTCGCCGGCTACGGATTTGGGCGGCTCGAATTCCCCTTCCGCCGGACGCTGTTCATCATCGTCCTCTTCGGCCTCGCAGTACCCGAACAGGCGGTCATCATCGCCCGCCACCAGATGTTCAACTGGTTCGGCCTGCACAACACCTATCTCGGCCTGATGCTGCCGGGCCTGTCCGGCGCCTTCGGTGTCTTCCTGATGACGCAGTTCTTCCGGGCGATCCCCAAGGAGATCGACGAGGCGGCCCTGCTCGACAACGCCTCGCAATGGCGGATCTTCTGGAAGGTCATGCTGCCGCAGACCCTGCCTGCACAGGCGACGCTCGGTATCTTCACCTTCCTGGGCGGCTGGAACGACTACTGGTGGCCCCTGATCTCTGCGACCAAGAAGGAAATGTACACCCTGACGGTAGGGCTTGCTTCGTCGCAATCCAACTTTGCCCAGAGCGAGGGCCTGGGCTTTCTCGCGGCCCAGGCGGTCTTCGCCAGCGTCCCGGCGCTGATCGTCTACGTGATCTTCCAGAAACACATCGTGACGGCCGTTTCCGGCGGCGCGGTGAAGTGA
- a CDS encoding carbohydrate ABC transporter permease, whose protein sequence is MAESYRRSQWSHGLFILPYLLVFIALLVFPLFWGMWLSLHKVDLFGPGRFVGLTNYFRVAGDAVFLQALRNTIVFVLVSVPTLVALGLFLALALNRTTRTTSFFRGLFFSSSVLSVTVVTLIWRFVFIPGDGLLSVLFAQAGIDQINFISTKGWSLFAVGVATVWWCVGLPMMLFLAALQQVPQDLYEAASLDNAGPWRVLTRITLPSIARTIMLVTIIQIVFQFQLFGQAQLMTNGGPNGSSRPLVMYIYEVGFVRWDVGRAAAASQYLFLIILVAAMAQYIVSTRKTEDGA, encoded by the coding sequence ATGGCCGAGAGCTATCGCCGCAGTCAGTGGAGCCATGGGCTCTTCATCCTGCCTTATCTGCTGGTCTTCATCGCCCTACTCGTGTTTCCCCTCTTCTGGGGCATGTGGCTCAGCCTGCACAAGGTGGATCTCTTCGGTCCGGGCCGCTTTGTTGGCCTGACCAACTACTTCCGGGTCGCCGGCGACGCCGTCTTCCTGCAGGCCCTGCGCAACACCATCGTCTTTGTCCTGGTCAGCGTGCCGACACTCGTGGCGCTGGGCCTGTTCCTGGCGCTGGCGCTCAACAGGACAACGCGCACGACCAGTTTCTTCCGAGGGCTCTTCTTTTCCTCCTCGGTGCTCTCGGTGACCGTCGTCACCCTGATCTGGCGCTTCGTCTTCATTCCGGGAGACGGGTTGTTGTCCGTGCTGTTCGCGCAGGCGGGCATCGACCAGATCAACTTCATCTCGACCAAAGGCTGGTCGCTGTTCGCCGTCGGTGTCGCGACCGTCTGGTGGTGTGTCGGCTTGCCGATGATGCTCTTTCTGGCGGCACTCCAGCAGGTCCCTCAGGATCTCTATGAAGCAGCCTCCCTGGACAATGCCGGCCCCTGGCGCGTCCTGACACGCATTACCCTGCCGTCGATTGCGCGCACCATCATGCTGGTCACGATCATCCAGATCGTCTTCCAGTTCCAGCTGTTCGGACAGGCCCAACTGATGACCAACGGCGGCCCTAACGGATCCTCGCGTCCGCTGGTCATGTACATCTACGAAGTCGGCTTCGTCCGATGGGATGTCGGTCGTGCGGCAGCAGCGTCGCAATACCTCTTCCTGATCATCCTCGTGGCGGCGATGGCGCAGTACATCGTGTCCACGCGCAAGACGGAGGACGGCGCATGA
- a CDS encoding ABC transporter ATP-binding protein — MSASIEIDNVTKRYGALTVLEDISLSIEAGEFVVFLGPSGCGKSTLLRMIAGLEDVTGGTISVAGQRVDTLPPGKRGVAMVFQSYALYPHMTVKQNMSFGLENIGMAKGEIESRVLAAAETLEIGHLLDRKPQKLSGGQRQRVAIGRAIVKEPKAFLFDEPLSNLDAVLRGRTRLELAQLHHRLGSTMIFVTHDQVEAMTLADRIVIMNARKIEQIGTPMDVYQRPASKFVASFIGSPAMNFLPVAAWQNTATGLAVSTAGLGTVDTGFHVADGSSPEGAALGIRAEDVGIVTDGASGVPLTAEVVERLGDRSLVYGVLDDGSKLVVEADGRSLIKAGDRVMVSADPHAFHLFGADGRAYRREVE; from the coding sequence ATGTCGGCTTCGATTGAAATTGACAACGTCACCAAGCGCTACGGCGCGCTGACCGTACTCGAGGACATTTCACTGTCCATCGAAGCCGGCGAATTCGTCGTCTTCCTTGGCCCTTCGGGCTGCGGGAAGTCGACCCTGCTCCGCATGATCGCGGGCCTCGAAGACGTCACGGGCGGCACCATCTCGGTGGCCGGCCAGCGCGTCGACACCCTGCCACCAGGCAAGCGTGGGGTCGCCATGGTTTTCCAGTCCTATGCGCTCTATCCGCATATGACAGTGAAGCAGAACATGTCTTTCGGGCTCGAAAACATCGGCATGGCAAAGGGCGAGATCGAGAGCCGCGTGCTCGCTGCCGCCGAGACGCTTGAAATCGGCCACCTGCTCGACCGCAAGCCGCAAAAGCTCTCGGGCGGCCAGCGCCAGCGCGTCGCCATTGGTCGCGCCATCGTCAAGGAGCCCAAGGCATTCCTGTTCGACGAGCCATTGTCGAACCTCGACGCTGTCTTGCGTGGCCGCACGCGTCTCGAGCTTGCGCAACTGCACCACCGCCTCGGCTCGACGATGATCTTCGTCACCCACGACCAGGTGGAAGCGATGACGCTTGCCGACCGGATCGTCATCATGAACGCCCGCAAGATCGAACAGATCGGGACGCCGATGGATGTTTATCAGCGTCCGGCGAGCAAGTTCGTCGCAAGTTTCATCGGCTCTCCGGCCATGAACTTCCTGCCCGTTGCCGCCTGGCAGAACACCGCGACAGGCCTTGCCGTCAGTACGGCAGGCCTTGGAACTGTCGACACCGGCTTCCATGTCGCGGATGGTTCCAGTCCTGAAGGTGCAGCACTCGGCATTCGCGCGGAAGATGTCGGCATCGTCACCGACGGAGCCAGCGGCGTGCCGCTGACGGCCGAAGTGGTCGAGCGCCTTGGCGATCGATCTCTCGTCTACGGCGTGCTCGACGACGGCAGCAAGCTTGTCGTGGAAGCAGACGGCCGCTCGCTGATCAAGGCCGGAGACCGGGTCATGGTCTCGGCCGATCCGCATGCCTTCCACCTCTTCGGCGCCGATGGTCGCGCCTATCGCAGGGAGGTGGAGTGA
- the arfA gene encoding arabinosylfuranosidase ArfA, with protein sequence MRAVGTVHRDYKISTIDPRLYGSFVEHLGRAVYTGIYEPDHQTADENGMRQDVIDLVRELDVPVVRYPGGNFVSAYNWEDGIGPKEERPVRLDLAWHTSESNQVGIHEFADWAKAANTEMMLAVNLGSRGLDEARAFLEYVNHPGGSYWSDLRRKNGREEPWNVKLWCLGNEMDGPWQIGQKTAEEYGRVAFETAKAMRAFDKSIELVVCGSSSPKMPTYPAWEATVLDYTYDSVDYISLHMYFENHAGDTAAYLAQNARLDDYIETIASVIKVTKAKKRSKKDVYISFDEWNVWYHSNEADRKVLEGRDGWPHAPELLEDIYNFEDVLQVGCILNTFIRRADVVKVGCLAQLVNVIAPIMTVPGGPAWRQTTYYPYLFASRYGRGTSYQLSIDCPGYSTEFADAVPYLDVSAVESDTDGALTLFIVNRHETDAITLDVALEGFGYRQVIMDKVIAGHALKAVNGPEQQTVAPVDGDGAIIESGRLTGEIAPLSYRMIRLGQ encoded by the coding sequence ATGCGGGCTGTCGGCACCGTTCACCGCGATTACAAGATCAGCACGATCGATCCACGTCTGTATGGATCCTTCGTCGAACACCTCGGTCGCGCGGTCTACACCGGCATCTATGAGCCCGATCACCAGACTGCCGACGAAAACGGCATGCGCCAGGACGTGATCGACCTGGTACGCGAACTCGATGTCCCCGTAGTCCGCTATCCCGGCGGCAACTTCGTCTCGGCCTATAACTGGGAAGATGGCATCGGGCCGAAGGAAGAGCGCCCGGTTCGCCTCGATCTCGCCTGGCATACCTCGGAATCCAACCAGGTCGGCATCCACGAATTCGCCGACTGGGCCAAGGCCGCCAACACCGAGATGATGCTGGCTGTGAACCTCGGCTCACGCGGCCTGGATGAAGCCCGCGCTTTCCTGGAATACGTGAACCACCCAGGCGGCAGCTACTGGTCGGATCTGCGCCGCAAGAACGGACGCGAGGAGCCGTGGAACGTCAAGCTCTGGTGCCTCGGCAACGAGATGGACGGTCCCTGGCAGATTGGCCAGAAGACGGCTGAAGAATATGGCCGCGTCGCCTTCGAGACCGCCAAGGCCATGCGCGCTTTCGACAAGTCGATCGAGCTCGTCGTCTGCGGTTCCTCTTCCCCGAAGATGCCGACCTATCCGGCCTGGGAAGCGACCGTCCTCGACTACACCTATGACAGCGTCGATTACATCAGCCTCCATATGTATTTCGAGAACCATGCCGGCGACACGGCCGCCTATCTGGCGCAGAACGCCCGCCTCGATGACTACATCGAGACCATAGCTTCCGTGATCAAGGTGACCAAGGCGAAGAAGCGCTCGAAGAAGGACGTCTATATCAGCTTCGACGAGTGGAACGTCTGGTACCATTCCAACGAAGCCGACCGGAAGGTTCTCGAAGGCCGCGATGGCTGGCCGCATGCGCCTGAGCTTCTCGAAGACATCTACAATTTCGAGGACGTGCTGCAGGTCGGCTGCATCCTCAACACCTTCATCCGCCGCGCAGACGTGGTGAAGGTTGGCTGCCTGGCGCAGCTCGTCAATGTGATTGCCCCGATCATGACCGTGCCCGGCGGCCCGGCCTGGCGCCAGACGACCTACTACCCTTACCTCTTCGCCTCGCGTTATGGACGCGGCACCTCCTACCAGCTGTCGATCGACTGCCCTGGTTATTCGACCGAATTTGCAGACGCCGTTCCCTATCTCGACGTCTCTGCTGTCGAGAGCGACACGGACGGCGCGCTGACCCTCTTCATCGTCAACCGCCACGAGACCGACGCGATCACTCTTGATGTCGCACTCGAAGGCTTCGGCTATCGCCAGGTGATCATGGACAAGGTGATCGCAGGCCATGCGCTGAAAGCCGTCAATGGCCCCGAGCAGCAGACCGTCGCGCCGGTAGATGGCGATGGAGCAATCATCGAAAGCGGACGCCTCACGGGAGAGATCGCGCCGCTCAGCTACCGGATGATCCGGCTGGGCCAGTAA